One genomic region from Candidatus Hydrogenedentota bacterium encodes:
- the ssb gene encoding single-stranded DNA-binding protein — MSDVRVPDLNRVFIAGRLTRDPELKYLPSNTPYCRLGVANVRYYKDKNGERREETTFVDVTVWGPQAEYIGERLRKGRPVLVEGSLRMNEWEDQATGQKRTRITINAQRVTPLDWDDSGSSSRPAPQSDPHGGEAAPEPREIEEPITDDDIPF; from the coding sequence ATGAGTGATGTGCGCGTACCTGATTTAAATCGTGTCTTTATTGCCGGTCGGCTGACCCGCGACCCGGAACTGAAATACTTGCCCAGCAATACGCCTTATTGTCGTTTGGGTGTGGCAAATGTCCGATATTACAAGGACAAAAATGGCGAACGTCGTGAAGAAACGACTTTTGTCGATGTAACGGTGTGGGGGCCTCAGGCCGAATATATCGGTGAACGGCTGCGCAAAGGTCGTCCCGTTCTTGTGGAGGGTTCCCTTCGCATGAACGAATGGGAAGATCAGGCTACCGGTCAAAAACGCACTAGGATTACGATTAACGCGCAACGGGTGACACCGCTGGATTGGGATGATTCGGGGTCGAGTTCAAGACCGGCGCCGCAGTCTGACCCCCATGGCGGCGAGGCTGCGCCTGAGCCCCGCGAAATTGAAGAGCCCATTACTGACGATGACATTCCCTTCTGA
- a CDS encoding replicative DNA helicase (unwinds double stranded DNA): MAARSERPAGTVSAGLTHYDRMPPQDVDAERAVLGAILVRPQSVGEALEVLRGNLHDLFYIPAHQVIFDGIVAIFSANKAIDRVTLMDEIGSNKALESVGNESYLSELIGAVPISANIEYYSEIVLEKALRRKLIDLCAFISRETYEDDGEVADLLDSAEKEIFALNEQRQTNRVFPISELLEDGVKRIEQQIKSGSGITGLATYYTELDRKLSGLQRSDMIILAARPSVGKTAFALNIAANVALEGKSVLLFSLEMAKEQLVQRLLCMV; encoded by the coding sequence ATGGCCGCGCGGTCTGAGAGACCCGCCGGAACTGTGTCGGCGGGTTTAACCCATTATGACCGCATGCCCCCGCAGGATGTCGATGCTGAACGTGCCGTACTCGGGGCCATCCTGGTCCGCCCCCAATCGGTTGGGGAGGCGCTCGAAGTATTGCGCGGAAACCTGCATGATCTGTTTTATATCCCTGCGCATCAGGTGATTTTTGACGGTATTGTAGCGATCTTTTCCGCCAACAAAGCCATTGATCGCGTCACGCTCATGGACGAGATCGGTTCCAACAAGGCCTTGGAAAGTGTTGGCAATGAAAGCTATCTCAGCGAATTAATCGGTGCCGTCCCCATTTCCGCCAATATTGAATATTATTCGGAAATCGTTTTAGAGAAAGCGCTGCGTCGTAAACTGATTGATCTATGCGCCTTCATCAGCCGTGAGACCTACGAAGATGACGGCGAGGTCGCCGATTTACTCGATAGTGCCGAAAAGGAAATTTTCGCACTCAACGAGCAGCGCCAAACGAACCGTGTCTTTCCTATTTCGGAATTGCTGGAAGATGGCGTTAAGCGTATCGAACAACAGATAAAAAGCGGTTCAGGAATCACGGGGCTGGCCACCTACTACACCGAATTGGATCGGAAGTTATCCGGTTTACAACGTTCCGATATGATTATCTTAGCGGCCCGCCCTTCGGTCGGAAAGACCGCCTTCGCCCTCAACATTGCTGCCAACGTAGCATTGGAAGGGAAATCCGTTCTCCTCTTTAGTCTTGAAATGGCAAAGGAACAGCTGGTCCAACGGCTCTTGTGTATGGT
- a CDS encoding 30S ribosomal protein S18, whose translation MAKISAKTKLKVREKKLRRRKKKKLLRAKVCRLTIDRVIYIDYKDVNLLKHYITERGKIIPRRITGANAKHQRMLNRAIKLARQAALLPYLAD comes from the coding sequence ATGGCGAAAATATCCGCTAAAACAAAATTAAAAGTGCGTGAGAAAAAACTTCGCAGACGCAAGAAGAAAAAACTATTACGCGCAAAAGTATGTCGATTAACCATTGATCGCGTAATATACATTGATTATAAGGATGTAAACCTCCTGAAACATTATATTACGGAACGGGGCAAGATTATTCCTCGTCGGATCACCGGTGCTAATGCCAAACATCAGCGAATGCTTAACCGAGCCATAAAACTGGCGCGGCAAGCGGCGTTATTGCCTTACTTAGCTGATTAA
- a CDS encoding 50S ribosomal protein L9 gives MNVILCENVEHLGVMGEQVRVADGYARNYLIPRKLAVEADSATAKQIEHELRIIKRREEKQRAAFTGVADKMKSLTLEFKMRAGDDDKIFGSVTPAMIVEKLAELGYEIHRKQIVLDEPIKSLGIFAVTVKLFPGIETPVKVWVTGLQDEISTVVEETPEEADTTSETD, from the coding sequence ATGAATGTAATTCTTTGTGAAAACGTCGAACATCTGGGAGTGATGGGGGAGCAGGTGAGAGTGGCTGATGGCTATGCACGGAACTATCTTATTCCGCGCAAGCTTGCTGTTGAAGCCGACTCCGCTACGGCCAAACAGATCGAGCATGAATTGCGTATCATCAAACGCCGCGAGGAAAAACAGCGTGCCGCTTTTACGGGTGTTGCCGATAAAATGAAATCGCTCACCTTAGAATTTAAAATGCGCGCCGGCGACGATGATAAAATATTCGGTTCTGTCACACCGGCTATGATTGTCGAAAAACTGGCTGAATTAGGCTATGAGATTCACCGCAAGCAGATCGTTTTAGACGAGCCCATCAAATCTTTGGGTATCTTCGCGGTTACCGTTAAACTCTTTCCGGGTATTGAAACACCTGTCAAAGTATGGGTGACCGGCTTACAGGACGAGATTTCCACCGTTGTTGAGGAAACCCCGGAAGAAGCTGATACCACCTCGGAAACAGACTAA
- a CDS encoding DUF2232 domain-containing protein — MRRQRHLIFVLVAIAVVSTIFGYFMPVLFMLPPLTAYLWLHKQGLYALFLSGLIGILPFAFGHDTIGSLVFVMVGLCGIVLGIFMSRGASLGVGIAFVSVSLFLLNAANVAIYWQDYETDWQEQVESFTASFDEGQSVEDSVALREGLAWLSEHWVYLSFGAVFGFILLVTTVLLSALYRRAGGEGLIAPANMYFSRMRVPEHLVWVAIALAGLWFWDSWRPNDALRLIAWNGAVALAVVYWLNGLSIVLFALYAFQPRMVFMVVFFTAFILLNLQNFLVFVGLFDTWWNFRLKIGHYIKARQQKI; from the coding sequence ATGCGCAGACAACGACATCTTATATTCGTTCTTGTTGCCATCGCGGTGGTAAGTACCATCTTCGGTTATTTTATGCCGGTGCTCTTTATGCTGCCTCCCTTAACCGCGTATTTGTGGCTGCATAAGCAAGGACTCTATGCATTATTTTTGTCCGGTCTGATTGGAATTTTACCCTTCGCTTTCGGACATGACACCATAGGATCCCTCGTTTTTGTGATGGTCGGACTGTGCGGGATCGTGCTGGGCATATTCATGAGCCGCGGCGCGTCCCTGGGAGTTGGCATCGCCTTTGTGAGTGTCTCTTTGTTTCTGCTTAATGCAGCCAATGTCGCGATTTATTGGCAAGACTATGAAACGGACTGGCAGGAACAAGTCGAAAGTTTTACAGCCTCTTTCGACGAAGGGCAGTCCGTAGAGGACAGTGTCGCGCTCCGCGAAGGTCTTGCGTGGCTGTCAGAGCATTGGGTCTACCTGAGCTTTGGCGCAGTCTTTGGATTTATTCTGCTGGTGACAACAGTTTTGCTGAGCGCCTTGTATAGACGGGCAGGCGGCGAAGGGTTGATAGCGCCGGCAAATATGTATTTCAGTCGGATGCGCGTGCCCGAACATTTGGTTTGGGTCGCCATTGCGCTGGCCGGACTCTGGTTTTGGGACAGCTGGCGGCCCAATGACGCCCTCCGTTTAATAGCTTGGAACGGTGCCGTGGCGTTGGCTGTGGTTTATTGGTTGAATGGTTTGTCCATTGTCTTGTTTGCCTTGTACGCCTTTCAGCCTCGTATGGTATTTATGGTCGTCTTTTTTACGGCCTTTATTTTGTTGAATCTGCAAAATTTTTTGGTATTTGTCGGACTTTTTGATACATGGTGGAATTTTCGCTTGAAAATAGGGCACTATATCAAAGCACGACAGCAGAAAATATAA